A section of the Malania oleifera isolate guangnan ecotype guangnan chromosome 2, ASM2987363v1, whole genome shotgun sequence genome encodes:
- the LOC131149392 gene encoding phosphatidylglycerophosphate phosphatase 1, chloroplastic/mitochondrial isoform X8 gives MRAGTVASWPVCCYPSSSRHRSNLSYKRTIIPLSAFKIQTQCRNSCYVTHTTANSCSKEQGKKKKKKNDSHPCHKHVFLEELYPSIGDSSQTRSTQEKESVKEEEEAENKVQNREVICTNMWWADLRAALGQRFNLEGIVCSVGVVARHRHLAVPHVTVPDIRYIDWVELRRRGFRGVVFDKDNTITAPYALTLWGPLESSIEQCKSVFGNDIAVFSNSAGLHEYDPDGRKAGALERAIGIKVIRHRVKKPSGTAEEIEKHFGCASSLLIMLCLLQVGDRHFTDIVYGNRNGFLTILTKPLSLAEEPFIVKQEGNGRGSMMIGSSE, from the exons ATGCGGGCGGGCACTGTTGCTTCCTGGCCTGTTTGCTGTTACCCAAGTTCTAGCCGTCATCGTTCTAATCTGTCTTACAAGAGAACCATCATTCCTCTCTCGGCTTTCAAGATTCAAACCCAATGCAGAAACAGCTGTTACGTCACTCACACGACGGCAAATAGTTGCAGCAAGGAgcaaggaaagaagaaaaagaagaagaatgatTCACATCCATGTCACAAACACGTATTCTTAGAAGAACTGTACCCCTCTATTGGCGATAGCAGCCAAACAAGAAGTACCCAGGAGAAAGAAAgcgtaaaagaagaagaagaagcagagaaCAAGGTCCAGAACCGTGAGGTTATTTGCACAAACATGTGGTGGGCAGACTTGAGAGCAGCGTTGGGTCAGAGATTTAATTTGGAGGGAATCGTTTGTTCGGTGGGGGTGGTTGCGAGGCATCGGCATTTGGCGGTTCCCCACGTGACCGTGCCTGATATAAGGTACATTGATTGGGTTGAGCTTCGAAGAAGGGGTTTCAGGGGTGTTGTTTTTGACAAGGACAACACTATTACTGCGCCTTACGCTTTGACATTGTGGGGGCCTCTCGAATCTTCGATAGAGCAATGCAAGTCGGTGTTTGGAAATGATATCGCAGTGTTTAGTAACTCAGCAG GGCTTCACGAGTATGATCCTGATGGCCGTAAAGCTGGAGCTCTGGAGAGGGCAATCGGAATTAAAGTAATAAGGCATA GGGTGAAGAAGCCATCTGGAACAGCTGAAGAAATTGAGAAACACTTTGGTTGTGCATCGTCACTACTTATCATG TTATGTCTGCTGCAGGTTGGTGATCGGCACTTCACTGACATTGTTTATGGGAACCGAAATGGCTTTCTCACCATCTTGACTAAACCATTGAGCCTTGCAGAGGAGCCTTTCATTGTTAAGCAG
- the LOC131149392 gene encoding phosphatidylglycerophosphate phosphatase 1, chloroplastic/mitochondrial isoform X9: MRAGTVASWPVCCYPSSSRHRSNLSYKRTIIPLSAFKIQTQCRNSCYVTHTTANSCSKEQGKKKKKKNDSHPCHKHVFLEELYPSIGDSSQTRSTQEKESVKEEEEAENKVQNREVICTNMWWADLRAALGQRFNLEGIVCSVGVVARHRHLAVPHVTVPDIRYIDWVELRRRGFRGVVFDKDNTITAPYALTLWGPLESSIEQCKSVFGNDIAVFSNSAGLHEYDPDGRKAGALERAIGIKVIRHRVKKPSGTAEEIEKHFGCASSLLIMVGDRHFTDIVYGNRNGFLTILTKPLSLAEEPFIVKQEGNGRGSMMIGSSE; the protein is encoded by the exons ATGCGGGCGGGCACTGTTGCTTCCTGGCCTGTTTGCTGTTACCCAAGTTCTAGCCGTCATCGTTCTAATCTGTCTTACAAGAGAACCATCATTCCTCTCTCGGCTTTCAAGATTCAAACCCAATGCAGAAACAGCTGTTACGTCACTCACACGACGGCAAATAGTTGCAGCAAGGAgcaaggaaagaagaaaaagaagaagaatgatTCACATCCATGTCACAAACACGTATTCTTAGAAGAACTGTACCCCTCTATTGGCGATAGCAGCCAAACAAGAAGTACCCAGGAGAAAGAAAgcgtaaaagaagaagaagaagcagagaaCAAGGTCCAGAACCGTGAGGTTATTTGCACAAACATGTGGTGGGCAGACTTGAGAGCAGCGTTGGGTCAGAGATTTAATTTGGAGGGAATCGTTTGTTCGGTGGGGGTGGTTGCGAGGCATCGGCATTTGGCGGTTCCCCACGTGACCGTGCCTGATATAAGGTACATTGATTGGGTTGAGCTTCGAAGAAGGGGTTTCAGGGGTGTTGTTTTTGACAAGGACAACACTATTACTGCGCCTTACGCTTTGACATTGTGGGGGCCTCTCGAATCTTCGATAGAGCAATGCAAGTCGGTGTTTGGAAATGATATCGCAGTGTTTAGTAACTCAGCAG GGCTTCACGAGTATGATCCTGATGGCCGTAAAGCTGGAGCTCTGGAGAGGGCAATCGGAATTAAAGTAATAAGGCATA GGGTGAAGAAGCCATCTGGAACAGCTGAAGAAATTGAGAAACACTTTGGTTGTGCATCGTCACTACTTATCATG GTTGGTGATCGGCACTTCACTGACATTGTTTATGGGAACCGAAATGGCTTTCTCACCATCTTGACTAAACCATTGAGCCTTGCAGAGGAGCCTTTCATTGTTAAGCAG